CTTTCAACTCCGGGTCCCAATATGCTGCCGAATTAATACCTACAGTGATAAGAGGACGAGGAGTAGCCCTGATTCATGTTGTTGGATACGCCGCCAGCTTCCTTAGTCCACTTCTCTTATATCTGGTTCGTATATTAATAACGTCTATTTCTTTACTACCGATAAGACGGTCTAGGTATCGTCATCGTAATTATCAACATACGCATCGGATTCTCGCTTCAAAAGGCAACCCtggttgaaaatgatttctacgatttactacgaatttttaaagaatttgggatatttcgtacaattttgtacaaaaaattcatttcttacaAAATTGTTAATTGTATGCATAGTTTTTTCTAGGAACTTgtagattttcatgaaaattagtattttttcagtaaaaaatctataagctactacaatttttaacgaaaattaacaattctttACGAAAAACCCTGCATATTTACAActttgtacgaaataatacgCAATGTGCCAATTTCTAGAAAAATTCGTAgtggtagaaattttcacccgaGAAGAGTCAAAGTAATATCTGCAACTGTATTTGCGGGAATGTATGTCGGGTCACCTGTGATTAGGCGCTTTTCCTGATGGCGCGCTTCGTCGTGTCGCGTTTCGATTGCGTTTGGTAAACACGCGCCATATACCTATGCGTGTATTCTTAGCTCGGATAATTTTGCATCACCATCGTTTAATTATAGCTTCGTTGTGCACGCGACAACGATGACGACAAGACATGCGCATCCCACCTATAATGTCAGTATTGCACAATCGGAAGTGTCAATTAGCGATACGTCGAACAGTTTTGGCAGCCAGTCAATGTCAAATGTCAATGGCAAATTATGCCAAGGCCGGCCTTGAACTCGACCTTGAGAAGCGAAATCGCATTTCCGCATGGATAAAGTTGCTAGGGATGTTCGATCTTCCGTAGAAAAACGATCTTTGGATTGATTCAAATCGATCTTTTGATATCATGTGAAAAGATCGATTCTCCGGAAGATCGAGTCAGAAACCGAACATCCCTAAAAGTTACAATATCTACGTCCACGTACGAAAAAATCGGAATTATAATATGGGATATAAAAATAGTATGAGCATCATTTCAAACTtcgttttctcaaaaattttgtcagtTATTAATAGTAAATTGTTTTCTTGTTATGTAAATCTCGCAGTCTAGGTTTTGGCAACCGCTGCCTGATCTTCTTCTCGGGCTGCTGTGTTTCATCTGTGCATCGCTCACTCTTTTATTGCCGGAAACCCTGGGACGAACACTTCCGGCAACATTAAACGACGGCGAGGTATTTGGCGAGGAGGATAGACCCTGCGATTTTGCTTGCTGCGGCGGTAGGACGAGTCGTCGTGGCCGAGATGAAAATCGGGACGAGCAATAAGTAGCAGCACCACATTGGATGCAGCGTAGCAAAACGTAcctgtataaataaaaataattcaaaataattcatccTGATTGTTTCTTTTCTGAGACCGGATTAAGAGGAGAAAATacgtgtacaaaaaaaaaaaataaaaaaactaacatCCGCACAAAGTCAAATAAAACATCTTTGAAGTTGAATTTCTGTCTACGTATTTTACACTATAATTCGAGTTGACGAttggtttgaaaataatcgcGAGAGACCCGAGCGAGCGATTACAATTCGTTGATCCAGTTAGCTAAACCGACTCTGCGACAATTCCAGCGCGATTGACCTTCCGAATTGATTAGGTATCGCGACGCAGCGCGCTTCCAAGTTTCTAACGTCTGCGTCGTTTCACCGCTCGCCGTTTTGGCGCGCATGCGAAGTTCGGTTTGCTTCGCGAAGCAGTGGCGAAGCTCGCGGGGCAGtaggaggaggggggggggaggggtaGGAGCGGGAAAAGAAGGGGAGCGCCGTACAAACCACTACACGAGAAATTGTCCATTCCGTATCCCACGTTATCCGGGCCGTGTCGGAGCTCCAGGGACACGCCGAGCGTATCTCTGCTGCGTTAGctccgaaataaaaaaaaaattaaaattttaatacattaGCTGTAGTAATAGtaagaagaaaattacaaaaaatatactaaATCAATGAGTACGTAAAATACGATTAAAATCAACGAGCAGAGTGCAACGGGGATACAAACGTTCggtataagaaaattaatgttAGACTGCAGGTGAAGAGAATTGTCAGGGGactattgattaattatagttgggagaaaaaaatttttaatatataaatttattttacatcaatCTGAAACAGATATGTCGGTCATATACAAAACTTCTATGGGTGTGATTGGTAAATTCGTGCCGGAGAAATTGCAGCCTTTGTGGAAACATCCAGCTGGTAGGTATATCCGGAGTGGATAGTGATTTgtgattattatattatcttaATTGGCTGTTAATTATTCTGTCAGATATTTGTAGAATGTTAATAAATAAGTCGTTAATCCGTCGATCAAGAAAGTTTGACAACACACGTCATAGATTTGCCAAAATCCTCGACGTTTACGCAACAACCGCATGCATTGAATAAATCCGAATTGATCACGATATATCGTTGCACGGTAGATAAGCTCGATAACGTTCTTCGGGAAATATTCTCATTCAAAACGAACAGTTAATTATTCGTAACCTCGAATGTCACCGCGAACCGATGCATCGCAGTGACGAGTGTCAGAATGTCAGTGTTATTCCTCATTCGTCGATGTCAGGGTCACGTGATCGCGCGCGTAGCGTTCCaatatcattatcattgttcTTGCTACAACTCGACCAACTCGACTACGCGAATGCCGATGTGTgtactattattgttatttattcatatttttcaggtCCGCAAACGATCTTTTTTTGGGCTCCGGTATTCAAATGGGTGAGTGTTAAAACGGATTCTATGAGAAGTAGTAGAATATACGCAATATCAGTATTTCGCTATCTCTAGTTTATTACTATCGTGAAGCTACATTGATATTACATGCTTGGACCGAAGAATTTCGGCATGTTTAAACAGACTGTACCGCGTGCTTAAAGGTAACGATACACGTGGAGCACGTCTATCTTTATATCGTTTCGTGTGTGTAACACATGCATTCGCAAAATCAAGCTGCATGATTGACAATAAGTACGTTAAAAGACGACGTATGATAATGATACACTGCGTTTTATTCGataagagagaagaaaattagGAATAGAAATGATCGGTTAAATACAATAACATACatgtaaaaatgtataaacttTCAAGCTAGTTGGTGGAAAATTCCCGAGGCACGATTAGCTTCCGATATTTAATTACTCCAGTTGAAACTCGAACTACCCTCGTCCTTATCGAATGcttaatattaaaatacacGCGGGTTTGACTGACGAGATAAAAATACGCGAAGCAGCttctgtatgtatgtatacatacgtacttATGACGTAGGCGCACAAGTGGTGCGTGTATGCACGTGTAtattggtagaaaaaaaaacatgatctttatttaaaacaattattcaGCGTCAAACTCGTTGACGTAGACGCTCCGCCGCTTACGTAAGGTATGCTCGTTAAAGCGGTTTGTCAACTGGGCTGGGAATTATTGCCGGCCCTGGTGGAGGTGCGGATACGAAAGCCAAAAGGTGACGTTTCTGATTACGTCGCATTTTGATTACACGCACGTGTAGAATTCCACGATTACGCATCCTACGGTGTCTCGCCATTTCGATCTTCGTTGGGAGAATAGTCGAGCCGCCTGATTATGTTGCGAAACAGATCGTTATACAGGAACGACGGAAACGAGGAACGAGTTTCGCAGCGAATGCCATTCGTGCTGAAGTTTCGCctcatttcttttctctgaaaattaTCGATTATTGTGAGGattctgaatttaaaaatgtctGGGTTGTGGATCTTGAAAGACTGATAATCCATTCCTGCATTTGATAGAgttcattcgtttattcaCTAGATTACAGTTCAACTTGAACTTTATCGACAGATGTGCTGATCTGAAGTTACACTTTTCATTTGTAAAAGTAATAATCAGTTCATCGTACTATCAGTTACATGTCAATTTTGATTGATCGAGCAGTTTTCTAtaaattgtgataaaattgatacggtttaaaatatgtatgtatttttgaTACCGCTGATTTTTGCcatctttttctttaaatGAAGCTTGTCAACATCTCTGTATTACgccgtgaatattttttgatttgaaTATACGCCTTGACTAAAATATTGATAATCGTTATCGCCGAGTTCGTCTCTTATTTAactcgttatttttcttcaattacgttacttgtttgtttttttttattttccaggGTCTTGTTATCGCAGGTCTCAGCGATCTTAAGAGACCAGCTAGTGAACTCTCGATATCACAGTCAACTGCTTTGGGAATGACGGGATTGGTCTGGAGTAGATACTCCCTTGTTATAATCCCGAAGAACTACTCTCTCTTCAGCGTTAATGTATTCGTCGCTTGCACAGCGCTCTACCAAGTATCCAGAGCAATAAAGTAAGCGTATAAATAACAGGAAATCGATTTCCCTTATTCATACACCTGTCTA
The Neodiprion fabricii isolate iyNeoFabr1 chromosome 5, iyNeoFabr1.1, whole genome shotgun sequence genome window above contains:
- the LOC124183001 gene encoding mitochondrial pyruvate carrier 2-like, which translates into the protein MSVIYKTSMGVIGKFVPEKLQPLWKHPAGPQTIFFWAPVFKWGLVIAGLSDLKRPASELSISQSTALGMTGLVWSRYSLVIIPKNYSLFSVNVFVACTALYQVSRAIKYRRDLAAQEALESKQQ